TGAAAAGGCTCAGGAAATCATGAAACAGGAGCCTATAGATGTGGGAACGGTTGAGAACTGGAAAAAGATGCTTGACTGTTGATCTTGCATGTATTGGCTACAAGTAAGGCCAGAAGTTCAAAAAATCGTTGAAAAGCTGGCAAAAAAAGACAAAAAGCAAGTTGAAATCATATTTAGCAAGGTAAACGAGATCCTTCAGGATCCTCATAGGTACAAAAATTTGAGGTCTCCTCTCAATCACTGGAAAGAGTACATATCGATTCTCATTTTGTTTTGCTTTTTTCTGTGAATGAAAAAGAAAAGATTGTCATTCTGGAATATTACGGACATCATGATGATGTATATTGATAATTTTTTTCTTAGAAGCTATTCAGAAACTCTGCAGCTGCAGGGCATTCATTGAGGGGAGATGCCAAGAAAGAGGCTATTGTGTATACGACCACATCACACCAGAGGAACTGAAAGAAAATTACATGAAATACGTTCCAAAGCTTGGAATTAAGATCTGATTTTTTAATGTTGCCGATCTGAGGGGGTGGGGTGACTCAAAAAAACAAGGATTAAAAACTCATGTACTAAACTTAACTACATTTTTAGAAAAGGCCTGAGAAGATACGCCGAGGGGGAGATTTGAACTCCCGAGGGGCTAAGCCCCACAAGCTTTCCAGGCTTGCGCCCTACCGCTAGACTACCTCGGCACAGAGCTTATGGCACGGCTTATACCATAACGGAATAGTGATATATAAATCTTATTCTAGGAATGTATAAGGAAGAAAGAATTTTTAAGTCAGAGAGAAAGAATTTTAGGGGTTAGAGCTGGACATTCCTCTCTTTTTTAGTCCAGCCCTTTGGGTAAGTTCCTGCTTCCATAAGTACACGGATAGGAGAAGCTGCAATACCCGTAGAAGCTTTGAGGATCTCTTCCGTGGTCATTTCAGCCTTTGCAAGCGCAACAAGTTCCCCTTTCAATGTAAAAAGAGCAATCAGCTCTCCTTTAGCCAGATTGGAGTCCAGGCTCGTAATGCCGGGGACTGCCAGAGAAGCGCCTGAACAGATCGCATCCACTGCACTGTCCCGCAGGATAATTTTGGGGAGGTGGGATACAGCCGATTCCATTGGCCGGATAACTCTTCTCAATTCGGATTCATCTCCGTCCTCTTTCCAGAACACATAGGCGTCCTTCAATTCATGGAGAGTGATAAGAGTTTTTTCAGTGAACGGACCTGCTTTAGTCCTGCGGAGTTCCTGCATATGCCCGCCACAGCCCAGGGCAAGCCCTATGTCGTGGCAGAGTTTCCTGATATAAGTCCCTGCCTCACACCCGACACGGAAGAGTACTGACGTGCCCTCAATCTCAAGCACCTCGATATAATAGATTGTCCTTACCCTTATTACCCGTTTAACAGCAGATTTGATGGGAGGCATCTGGTAAATGGGGCCTGTAAATTCTTCGCAGACCTGGCGGACCAGCTTTGGAGGCATTGCCCTGTGAAGTTTCAGATGGCAGATATACTCTTTTCCTGAGAGGCGCAGGGCAGGTACAGCCAGAGTAGCTTTCCCTAGCAGCGTGGGAAGAAGTCCTGTAACCTTGGGGTCAAGCGAGCCTGCATGCCCTGCCGTGTGTACGCCAAGGATAGCTTTTACCCAGGCTGCAACCTCATGGCTTGTAGGTCCGCTGGGCTTGTCAATATTCACCACCCCTTTTTCGATGTATTCGAGAATAGGGCGCTTTTCCGGAGGACAGCCGTATGATGGATTTGTCCAGGCGCCGGACTTCCGGATAAGAGTTCCTTCAACTTCGGATGGCAGTTTGCCGGCGGTTGACATGGTTTTTTCAAAACTCCTGAGTTGTGGTTCTGGATTCAAATATGCAATGCGTAAAGTGGGTGATGCCTAAAGATCGGAAATACTCTTCACGAAAACGCTCTTTAAGTTGGAAATAACTCTCAGATTGGAAATGTTATATCCGAAGTATTCAAGCAAATGTAAAACTCCGTAACAAGCCTGTAATTTCAGGAAGGAACGGCAGTTTTCAGTAAAGGATTTAGAGTAAAGATGTACCTGTATAGCAATCAATAAAGAGCAAACGTCATAATGATCGCAAGATTTAACGGATATATATGATCAGACAGATATCCGGCAAGTAGTAGATGCCAGGTGTAGATACATAATATCAGGGTTAGGCAGATAAAACCCTGTGCTTGGGTTTAATCTGACCTGGCAAATGACCGGTATAAATCAGCGGCTGGTGAAAATTACTCCGGCCCGACAAGAGAGTCGATAGCAACTCTGAGGATATCAAGAGTCTGATACTGGTTCCATTTTTCAGAATCGATAACAATGTCGTAAATAGAGAGGTCTGCAATATCAATCCCGTAATAGTTTTTATACCTGAGGGCTTCGGACTTCTCCCTTTCCACCGTTTTTTTCAGTTCTTCGTCAAAAGATATTGATTTTTCACGCCTCTGGATACGTTTTACCCTTGTCAGCATAGGGGCTTTTATCCAGACTTTAAGTACATTGGGCCTCCCTTCGGCCATATGTCCCGCAAGCCGGCTTTCGAGGATGATATTGTCCTGGCTATGAATGATAGCTTTCTGGTTTTTGTCAATGTCAAGGTCAATGAAGGCATCTCTTTCAGCCAGAGCTCCGAACTCAGACAGGCTCATTCCTCTTTCCCTTGCCATCTTTCTGAAGATTTCGCCAGAGGAGACCAGCTCAAGCTCATAGTACTCAGCCAGGAGCTTTGAGAGGGTTGTTGTCCCGCTTCCGGGAAGCCCGCTCACTGTGATTTGCATTAGACCCCACCGATATTAAGAGCCTTCCTGATAAGCTGGCTGACCCCAAGAGAGGATATAAAATACCAGTAGATCCAGTGCTGGAAGGGACCAAAAGCCGAAGTAGTCAGCAGCTGCTCGCCCCAGAAGGGAAAGACCATGGTAGCAGCTCCGTGCCCGCTAATGTAATAATAAGCCCACATGAAAAGAGGCAGGGAGATGATACTGATATAAGCCATAGGCTTGAACTGCTGCTTGGACATCTTCATCTGGTCTTCCATCATCTCTTTGCGCTGGTCTTCAAGTTTTTTCAGCATATAGGTATTCTGGGAAAGCTGTGCCTCCCTGAACTCTTTCTGGAAAACCTTCATGCGCTCCTGAGTGTTTCTCATGAGCTCCCAGTCAATAGTGTACTTCTGGATAAGGGATGCATAAATGGCAGTGATAGCAGCCATAACTAATAGGACCAGATGGAAGTTCTGCTCCCCGACCAGCGTGAGCACGGGGTCCATTAAAACCCCTACCGCTTCCCCTACAGCCTGCCTGAATTCCTGTCCAAGGATCATTATCCCGAACATAAGGGAAAAACCGAAAGCCAGCAGGAACCGGTCAATTTGCTTTTTTAATGTCTCCGAAACCAAGTTGTCCTCACCATTAAGGTTCAATAAATGTAAGTCTGAAGAATTCAAGTATGGAAGAACCATGATATAAAGTCTTAATAGTAAATAAATTTTGAAATGAATGAGCTAAAGCTTTACTGGATTGAATTAAGACTTCAATGAACTGTGTCTTCACAGGTCTGAAACACCAGTAAACGGCCAGTAAATCAGTTCAGACTGCACGAGCTATTTTAAGACATTACACAGGTTTTTCTGGTTAATAAGTTTCGATGTATATATAAGTTATACTATTCGGAAATGCCAGCAGGGATCAGGTTGTAAATGCCCTTTATTTCGGCCTTTTATACGATCATTACTTCTCAAACGGGTTAGCCACAGATACAGCCCACTGAAATAAAAACATGACTATCAGAAAGTTCCTGATCTGGAGATTCGATATCTGAAAGAACTTACTGAAAGAGCCAGACATGGTAAAATGAGATTTGAAAGAGCAGGCATTTCTGCCAGATTCGAAAGAGCCGATATTTCAACCCGGGATCTTGCTCTCGCGTGAGGCTTCAGGAAAAAATATTGAAGCATAATTTTAAGGTTTCATGCTCAAAACATAGCTTTAAATAATTTCTCATAATTTATCATAAAAAGCTTCGAGGTCTTAGAACAGAGAGCCTGACCTGAAAAAATCAAAATCGATTCATGAAAAAGATCCAGCAGAGCACTTCCAGAATCAAGAAGGAGTTTAAAATGCATCTTCCAAATCCCTATAAACAGCACCCGAAAGTCAGCGAAAAGGCATGGATATCAGAAACTGCAGTAATAATCGGAAATGTAAATATCGAAGATGATGTATTCGTTGGGCCCAATGCAGTCCTCAGGGCAGACGAGCCCGGATCGTCCATAACCGTTCACAGCGGCAGCAATGTACAGGATAATGTTATTGTCCATGCCCTTTCACATTCCGAGGTCCTGATCGGAAAAAATACCTCCCTTGCTCACGGCTGTATCGTACACGGCCCCTGCAGGATAGGAGAAGGCTGCTTCATAGGGTTCGGAGCAGTGGTGTTTGACTGCAATATAGGGAAAGATACGCTTGTCCTCCACAAATCCATTGTCCGCGGAGTAGATGTTTCCTCAGGCAGAATGATACCTGACGGGACCGTAATCACCAGCCAGACCTGTGCAGATGCTCTTGAGGATATCACAAAAGACCTGACCGATTTTAAAAGATCAGTAGTCAGGGCCAATATTGACCTTGTGGAGGGTTATATAAGGCTTGGAGAAGAGGGTTGAAGGCAAAAAGCAAGTTGCCTGTTCAGAAGTGTCAGAAACCTGGAGATATTCAGAGATGGGCTGGAAATATATAGAGACATCCAGAAATATTATAGAGAAAAAAAGGAGTAGTTCGAATCAAAAGGGTCTGATCGGAATTAGAGATATTTTCCCTCCAGTTTTTCCAGAACCTCTTTCCCTTTATCCGTAAGCATGTATTTTTTCCAGGTCGTTTTCTCAGGAGTCAGGCATTCGATCAAACCCATGTCCTCAAGTTCTTTTAAAGCGCGGCTAATATTCTGCGTAGACCTGCTTGCTTCGTGAGCAATATCCGAAGCTCTTACTGCAGTATGTCTTTTCATAGATTCCATCAGTATGAGGCGCCGGTCAACACTAATGACCCATTTTATCAGTTCGTCTATTGAATTTTCAGTCATGTTAAGTCAGATTCTCCAGCAAAAGCTTCCTACTGAGATAAGCAGTCCCATAATATTTAAAATTTAATCACTCTGTTACTTAAAGAGCTGTCAGATAAAGGCAATTCAAGCGATTAAAGAAACTACATATAACGGCACTCAAAGAGTGACCGAATCATAGAGAGTGATAACCAGTCGAGGGAGAATATAATCATGAAATTATATAACTGCCGGTGAAAAATAAAGAGCTGAAAAATGAGAAGTTGAAAAAGCAAGAAACTGAAAAACAGGGTTTCGGGGCTGCTGAAAGGATACTTAAAATGGATTCATCCTGTTCAACCTGTTAATTCAGCCTGTTAATTCAACCTCTACACTAAGTTATCAGCTTGCTACCCTGCCAGCCGGGACAAGTTCATCCAGCAGACTTAGCTGAGTTTACAGGAACCCCGATTACAGGCTTTATCGTGCTCGAAGCCACAACTCCGGGCAGATGGGCAGAGAGTCCGGCAATAGCTTACAATTAGATAAGAAACCAGAATAATCGCTGGCCCAAAAACTTCAGTCTGGAAATATTGACCGTTAGCAAGGGAGCAGAAAACAGAAAATAAAAGCAGAACCAGGAAAACACAAACAAAACAGAAGACAAAAAACAAAGCAAAGAAAAGAAAAAAAATGAAAAAAAATAGAACAAAGTAAAGAGGAGAAGGAATTCAGGCAAACTTTGCCAGAATTGCCTTAATATCCTCAAAGACCTCATCAATGTCCTTTGTACCGTCAAGGGTGACAAGAATGCCTTTTTCTTTATAATAGTTTATAAGTGGCTGGGTCTGCTTTTTGTAGACATCCAGACGGTTCTGGACAGCTTCTGCTTTGTCGTCGGCACGCTGGAAGACTTCGCCACCGCAGATATCACAGATATTGTCTTTCTTTGGCGGGTTGGAAATAACGTGGTAGCTTGCCCCGCACTTGCACATGAGGCGCCCACTTATTCTTCCTACAAGCTCTTCATCAGGAACCTCAAGGTTGAGGACGACATCGATGGGTTTGTTAATTTCCTCAAGGATTGTTTCCAGGGCATCAGCCTGGGGGACAGTCCTCGGGTATCCGTCAAGAATGAAACCCTTTTCGCAGTCTTCCTCTTTCAGGCGGTTTTTAATGATGCCAATAAGTACCTGATCAGGGACAAGTTCTCCTTTGTCCATATATGCCTTGGCTGCAAGTCCCAGTTCTGTTCCTTCTCTAACGTTCGCCCGCAAGATATCCCCTGTGGAAACCTGCGGAATTCCGTAGAAATCAACCAGTTTTTTGGCCTGGGTACCTTTGCCGGCACCCGGGGGCCCGAAGAGTATTATATTCATTCGAAGATCCCCTTTTTTATGTCCTTTATTTGATTTTTTTTACCTTATGATCTCTTTTTCAGTTATCCCTACTAGAGGGTTAAGACGCCTTACTGCTCCCCGAAGAAGGAACGGATCATCGGGTGCATTTCCATCATCTGCTCGGAAGCAATGTCCTCATACAGACGGTACACAATACTTACCGTAAGCAGCAGTCCGGTACCTCCTGCACTTCCTAGAGTACCGAGCAGACTTGCAACCAGAGTAAGGAGTCCTATGAAAGCTCCACCTATTACGGTAACCTTTGGAATATAGCGCTGCATGACTTTTTCAATACTGCTGATGTTCCGCCTGAAACCAGGAATCTGCATTCCCGAATTGAAGATCTTCTGAGCTGTGGGCTTTGCACCCATACCTGTGGTTTCTATCCAGAAGAGAGCAAAGATAATTCCGCCTCCGATCAGCATTATAGCGTCTGTTATGACATGCAGTCCTATCTGCCACGTAGCCGGAGAAGTTGCTCCATAGCTTGCAAAAGACTCACGCACAAGGGATGGAATCCAGTCATAGGGACTGTGTATGGGAGCCATGTAATACATG
The genomic region above belongs to Methanosarcina horonobensis HB-1 = JCM 15518 and contains:
- a CDS encoding DUF2683 family protein encodes the protein MEAEYEKEIMEPELRTEFIEKAQEIMKQEPIDVGTVENWKKMLDC
- a CDS encoding RNA-guided pseudouridylation complex pseudouridine synthase subunit Cbf5; translated protein: MSTAGKLPSEVEGTLIRKSGAWTNPSYGCPPEKRPILEYIEKGVVNIDKPSGPTSHEVAAWVKAILGVHTAGHAGSLDPKVTGLLPTLLGKATLAVPALRLSGKEYICHLKLHRAMPPKLVRQVCEEFTGPIYQMPPIKSAVKRVIRVRTIYYIEVLEIEGTSVLFRVGCEAGTYIRKLCHDIGLALGCGGHMQELRRTKAGPFTEKTLITLHELKDAYVFWKEDGDESELRRVIRPMESAVSHLPKIILRDSAVDAICSGASLAVPGITSLDSNLAKGELIALFTLKGELVALAKAEMTTEEILKASTGIAASPIRVLMEAGTYPKGWTKKERNVQL
- the cmk gene encoding (d)CMP kinase, with amino-acid sequence MQITVSGLPGSGTTTLSKLLAEYYELELVSSGEIFRKMARERGMSLSEFGALAERDAFIDLDIDKNQKAIIHSQDNIILESRLAGHMAEGRPNVLKVWIKAPMLTRVKRIQRREKSISFDEELKKTVEREKSEALRYKNYYGIDIADLSIYDIVIDSEKWNQYQTLDILRVAIDSLVGPE
- a CDS encoding DUF106 domain-containing protein, whose amino-acid sequence is MVSETLKKQIDRFLLAFGFSLMFGIMILGQEFRQAVGEAVGVLMDPVLTLVGEQNFHLVLLVMAAITAIYASLIQKYTIDWELMRNTQERMKVFQKEFREAQLSQNTYMLKKLEDQRKEMMEDQMKMSKQQFKPMAYISIISLPLFMWAYYYISGHGAATMVFPFWGEQLLTTSAFGPFQHWIYWYFISSLGVSQLIRKALNIGGV
- a CDS encoding gamma carbonic anhydrase family protein translates to MKKIQQSTSRIKKEFKMHLPNPYKQHPKVSEKAWISETAVIIGNVNIEDDVFVGPNAVLRADEPGSSITVHSGSNVQDNVIVHALSHSEVLIGKNTSLAHGCIVHGPCRIGEGCFIGFGAVVFDCNIGKDTLVLHKSIVRGVDVSSGRMIPDGTVITSQTCADALEDITKDLTDFKRSVVRANIDLVEGYIRLGEEG
- a CDS encoding HVO_A0114 family putative DNA-binding protein; translated protein: MTENSIDELIKWVISVDRRLILMESMKRHTAVRASDIAHEASRSTQNISRALKELEDMGLIECLTPEKTTWKKYMLTDKGKEVLEKLEGKYL
- a CDS encoding adenylate kinase, giving the protein MNIILFGPPGAGKGTQAKKLVDFYGIPQVSTGDILRANVREGTELGLAAKAYMDKGELVPDQVLIGIIKNRLKEEDCEKGFILDGYPRTVPQADALETILEEINKPIDVVLNLEVPDEELVGRISGRLMCKCGASYHVISNPPKKDNICDICGGEVFQRADDKAEAVQNRLDVYKKQTQPLINYYKEKGILVTLDGTKDIDEVFEDIKAILAKFA